The genomic window TGGACCTCGGGCCGGATCGAGACCAAGCGGGCCGACTTCAAGGCGCCGGCCGGCGGCACCCTGCGCATCGAGGGCCGCGTCCAGATGCCGAACGTCACCGGCAACGCCGCCCTGGGTTACTGGCCCGCCTTCTGGGCCCTCGGCTCGCCCTACCGGGGCAACTACTGGAACTGGCCGGGCATCGGCGAGTTCGACATCATGGAGAACGTCAACGGCATCAACTCCGTCTGGGGCGTGCTGCACTGCGGGGTCAACCCGGGCGGCCCCTGCAACGAGACCACGGGCCTCGCCAGCAACCGGACCTGCCCGGGTGCGAGCTGCCAGTCCGCGTTCCACACCTACCGCTTCGAGTGGGACCGCGCTGTCACCCCCAACGCGCTGCGCTGGTACGTCGACGGCCAGCTCTTCCACAGCATCACGCAGAGCCAACTGGACGCCGCGACGTGGGCGAACATGACGGACCACGCCGGGTACTTCCTCCTCCTGAACCTCGCGATCGGCGGGGCGTTCCCGAACGCGCTCGGCGGCTCCACCCCGACCGCCGAGACGGTGCCGGGCCGGCCCATGCTGGTCGACTACGTCGGTGTCTGGACCAAGGGCGGCGGCGGGACCACCGACCCGCCCACCGATCCCCCCACCGACCCGCCGACCGGTTCCTCCACCCTCGCCCTGCGCACCGGCGGCGGCCTCGGCGCGGCCCAGTCCTCCGCCTCGTCCGTGACGGTCGCCTCCGCGGGTGGCGGCAACTACGACGGCACCCCGCACAGCCCGCAGACGTTCACGGCCACCGGCGTCACGCGGGCGTACGACGGCGGCTC from Streptomyces sp. NBC_01341 includes these protein-coding regions:
- a CDS encoding glycoside hydrolase family 16 protein, producing the protein MRTSRTVPHRRTSLLALLTALALTLAGVITVAGSGSARGDVPTTPGWDLKWSDDFNGANRSLPSSANWQIDTGHGYPGGPGNWGTGEIQNYTASPDNVSLDGNGNLRITPLRDGAGNWTSGRIETKRADFKAPAGGTLRIEGRVQMPNVTGNAALGYWPAFWALGSPYRGNYWNWPGIGEFDIMENVNGINSVWGVLHCGVNPGGPCNETTGLASNRTCPGASCQSAFHTYRFEWDRAVTPNALRWYVDGQLFHSITQSQLDAATWANMTDHAGYFLLLNLAIGGAFPNALGGSTPTAETVPGRPMLVDYVGVWTKGGGGTTDPPTDPPTDPPTGSSTLALRTGGGLGAAQSSASSVTVASAGGGNYDGTPHSPQTFTATGVTRAYDGGSTQFDVFADSGTTVANGVQVRISYDRTGDGTWDRTETYNYFATDPVSGYEHYTQSKGLKSSTGSHGNLSNGTVKVEVWNAIGNGTSTVGTGNQSVVHIPYG